Sequence from the Pontibacter pudoricolor genome:
ACTCTGAGACTTCTGAGCCGCTTATATTTAACTCCTGTGAGATGTCCTTCATGGTCCACTCTCCCTGCCTGACGATGATATCCAGTAATATCACTATGTCTTGGGGACGCATCCCGTTATGCTTCTTCATTTCACTTCTGTTGTTTTGCAATTCGCGAATCGCGAATTGCAAAACAACTAAAAAGATACCAATAAAGGAAACTTTCAAATAACTATAAACCAAACTGGCATCTTATTAGTTGATGGCATACGCAACTCATATTACCAGCATAATAGCTTCTAATCCCGCGGTTTCCAGCAGAGCCCGGCACACCACCCGCCAGTCAGTCAGATCCGGCATCATCGACAGATAAAATCACCTTATTTCTATTTTAGCAGGTTTATAGAGCTCTTGAACGGACTAATTAAAATTACAATTCATACATAACTAGCTCCTCTGAATTGTGACATCATGATTATGGCTTTAATCTTTCCCGAAGCCTCCGCATGTCCTCCCCTACCTTTACATCCAATATCTTAGCATAATGCTGAGTGGTTCTCAGGTTGGTATGTCCCAGCATTTTCGACACGCTTTCCATTGGTACCCCATTGAGTAAGGTAACAGTCGTGGCAAACGTGTGGCGTGCCGTATGGAAAGTCAACGGCTTCCGAATACTGCACAGCTCACCGATCTCTTTGAGGTAGGCATTCATTTTCTGGTTGCTCAGCACCGGTAATACCTTCCCGTCGTACACACATTGCGGGTGTTCCCTGTATTTGTTTACAATATGGAGCGCTGTGGGTAGCAGGGGGATACGGGAAGGGATATCTGTTTTCTGTCTGTTCTTGCAAATCCACTGTTCCCCGTCAATGCCCTTAATGATATCTGTGCGCTTTAGCTGCTGCACATCTACGTAGGAAAGACCCGTAAAGCAACTAAACAGGAAAATGTCCCGCACTTGTGCAAGGCGCTCGGAGGCAAACTCCTTCGCTGCCATTCGCTGCAGCTCTTCCTCTGAAAGAAAGACCCGTTCCACCGTTCTCACCTTCGCTTTATAATTAAGGAAAGGATTGGTGCTGATCCACCCATTGGCCAGGCAGATGCGGATGATCTTGCCAAAGTTCTTGATGTACTTTACGGCCGTATTGTTCGAGCACTTCCGCACACTACGCAGGTAAAACTCGTAATCCGTGATAAAGGCGTGGTCCACTTTCCGTACTTCAATATCATCCGCGTCGTATTTCCACCTCATGAACTCCTGGGTGTGCTTAAGGGAAGTGGTGTAGCGCTCCAGTGTGCCGGGAGCAAATTCGTCTCCCACCAGGACTGCTATTCTTTTGTTATGTTCCTGGAAGATTTCCACCAGCATCCGGCCTTTTTCTTCCTTGCCCAAAAATAGGCTCTTGATGCTCTCCGCCGTCACAGGCTTGCCGGCAGCCACCAGCTGATGATGTGCTTCATACACTTTTGCCTGCAAGCAGTCCAGGTAAGCATTCAGTGCCTTAGTAGCTTCTTTTGTGCCCGAAGCTCTCCCGGCCAGGATCACACGTTCTTCCCGTTACCAGCTCGGTGCGCCTGCCGGCAGCGGTAACACGCAAATAAATGGGCATCGGGCCAGACTGGTAGTGCTTTGGCTTCTTAAGATAAAAGAGGAGACTGAAATTAATACGCATAACATGTGACATTATAGGTTAAACAAATGTAGCCCTGCAGTCACCTGTAATCAAGATGTACACCTTCTGTACAACCTGACAATCAAACAGTTAAGCAATATCTGGTGAGTAAATATTTTACCTCAACGAACTCACCAGATTACTCACCTGCATCATGCGAAAAAGTGAAGAAATTGATGAACCCGTAAAAGCAAAAAACCCTGCAAATGTTTGATTTGCAGGGTTTTAGCCATTTTTGGTAGTACTACCAGCAGAGAGTGAGGGATTCGAACCCCCGGACCTGTTACAGTCAACGGTTTTCAAGACCGCCGCGTTCGACCACTCCGCCAACTCTCTGTAATTAATCGTGCACAAAAGTATAGTGCTGCGCTCAATTTTCAAAACTATACGTCAATATTTTTTGCTTGTTTTACCGCTTAAACTATAAACACCTGATTCAGAAGAACAAAATTTTATAGTTGCTGCGGCTTCTTCCCTACAATGCCTTTTCGATAACCAACTTTTTGCGGCGCACCAGACGTTTAGTCACCGAATCGATACTTACATTTATCTCGAAACCCAGTATCAGGATCATCGAAATAAAGTCCAGCCAGATCATCAGACCTATCAACGCCCCGATGGACCCATAGAATTTGTTATAAGTATCGAAAGCACTGATGTACATCGAAAAGATCATCGACACCAGGAAGATCAGACCGGTTGCCACTACAGCCCCAGCCGAAAAGAAAGGCCATTTATCCTCGATAGCCGGAACATAATAATAGATAAGCGACGTAGCCAGCAGGAACAGCAACACGATTGCCACATACTTCAGGATCACGATCAAAGTATAGGTGTAACTTTCGGTCACCACTTCATAAAACACCAGCGCATCCAGTATCCATTGCCCGAAGAAGATGGCCGCCACCGCCGTAAAAAGTATCAGTGACAGCGCCACAGTAAGTATAGTTGCTATCAGGCGTTTCCTGACGTAAGTGCGCTTGTAAAATGTGTGGTATTTCTTATCAAACGCATCCATCAGCGACATAATGCCATTGGTAGACAGTATCAGAGCAAACAAAAAACCGAAAGAAAGCAAGCCTCCGCGTGGCTTGTTCACGATATCCTCTATAGTTCCGTAAGCAACCGCATACATTTCAGCTGGCAGAAAATCAGTAATAAAATTCAGGATGTTCTCGCTCAGGTCCATTTGCAGCACACTGGGTATGTAGGGAATGAGCGTGAAAAGGAAGATGATGCTCGGGAAAATTGCCAGCGTAAAGTTGAAAGCCATGTAAGAGGCGCGCTTCGTGATGGAGTCCAGGCGCAGTTCGCCCAGCAGCACATCGGCCACCTCGTACACCGATGACTGCCCGTTGTTAAACCGCCACCTTTTCAGGAAAACGATAAACTTACGGTAAGCCCTGCGGCGCTTCAGGTATTGCTGGTTATATTTCATTCGCTAAAATACGAATCCATTTTCTGGTGTATCAGCTCCGGAATTGCGGTTGGGCGACCGGTCTGCATATCTACAAACACCATAGTTGTCTCACCCACATTCAGCAGTGTTTGCTCCTCGTTATACACTTCGTATTCAAACTTTATACGAGTGCCGTGTGGCTTATGCTTTACAAACAGCTTAATGGTTAGCAGATCATCGTACTTAGCCGGGCGTATATACTTGCATTTCAGCTCCAGCACGGGCATCATAGTTCCGGTGGCTTCCATCTCTTTGTAATGGATACCCAGCCTGCGAAACACTTCGGTACGAGCTACTTCGTAATAAGCGCCATAGTTGCCATAGTATACATAGCCCATCTGGTCGGTTTCGGCGTAGCGCACGCGTATCTGTACTTCTGATTCAAACACTGCTTAAATAGTTATATGGTTAAATTGTTAAATGGCTGAACTGTTGTTTGCATAACCAGAACTGTACTTTACCTGATCAACAATTTAACAATTCAGCCATCCAGCAATCAATATTACTTCATGATCTTACGCTCGTTCAGGGCTTTCTGGTAGCGGCGGGCATTGGCCTGGTGTTCAGCTACTGTTACCGCGAAACTATGATACCCTGAAAAATCTTCTTTGGCGCAGAAATAAATATAGTCGTGGCTTTCCGGGTTCAGTACCGCATCTATACTCGAGATGTTTGGCACATTTATCGGGCCCGGAGGCAGGCCTTTGTAACGGTACGTATTGTAAGGCGAATCATGGCGCAGGTGCACGTTAAGCACACGGCGGATATTAAAATCACCAACAGCAAAAACTACGGTCGGGTCAGCCTGTAGCAACATGCCTTTTTCGAGGCGGTTCAGGTATACACCGGCAACGCGAGGCTTTTCGTCGTTTTTTATAGTTTCAGCCTGAACTATAGATGCCAGTGTAGAAACCTGCTGTTGAGTCAGATTGAGCTTTTCAGCTTTCTCCAGGCGCTCCTCTGTCCAGAACTTATCGTATTCCGATTTCATACGCTCCATCAGTTCTTTGGCAGTAATGGTCCAGTACACTTCGTAGGTATTCGGGATAAACATACTTACCACATTAGTCGTGTCGAAATCCAGGGTTTCCAGGTATTCCGGGTCGCTCAGCAGTGCATTTATCTCCTCTACGGATGGCTCGACTTCTGCAGCAAGTTTTTCGGCAAGCTGGCTTCGCAGGCGCACATTAGTAAAGGTAAGTTTTACCGGAGTCTGCTGGCCGGTGCGCAATACACCTATCAACTGGCGGTTGCCCCAGCCGCTTTCCAGCTTATAACGGCCCGGCTTTACCAACTCTTCATAGTCCATGAGCTTAGACATAAAACGCAGGGATAACGGATCGATGATCACGCCGCTTGCTTCCACGGAATCCATGGCCTGCTCGTATGTCGCACCGGTCGGGATATAGACATAAGTATCCTGATCTTTGGTGTCTACGTTGGTGGTGTACACGATCTGGTACGCATAATAAGAGAAGGACACGAACAGCAGTACAAACAGTACCGACAAGGCAGGTATTACCTTACTCTTTTCTTTTTTCTTTCTTTTGGTTGTAGTGACTTTCTTAGCCATAATAAGTAATAAAGGCGCAAATGAGGTTTATAGTTTTCACGCCTGTTGTTATATCAGGTTCAAAAATAACACTTATGTTGCTAATTGCGAATGAGTAGCTATGCGAATGAATGAATTATATTTGCGCAACTGTGCCTGCAGGCTTAAAACAAACTATAGCTTTTGCAGTATCGCATCAAACTATAGCAAAACGTTTAAGGCCTTAAACGAGTATTCAGGGAAATATTTAAACTATAACACAACACCAGAACTATGAGTAACGCTATCTTTCTACAGATACACCCGGAAAATCCTCAGGAGAAAAAAATTCGTGAAGCTGTAGAAGTGCTGCGAAACGGCGGCGTGATCATTTACCCAACCGACACCATTTACGGTATGGGCTGCGACATACATAACGCGCGCGCCATAGAGCGTGTTTGCCAGATAAAGGGCGTAAAACCCGACAAAGTGAACCTCTCTTTTATCTGCTCCGACCTTACCCATATCTCGGATTACGCCAAAATAGATACCCCTACTTATAAGGTGATGAAGAAAGCATTGCCGGGGCCATTTACATTTATTCTGCATGCAACCAGCCATGTGCCTAAATACGCAGCCGCTAAAAAGAAAACCGTAGGCATACGGGTGCCAGATAATAATATTGCGCTGGCCCTGGTACGTGAATTGGGTAATCCTATAGTTTCTACTTCTATTCGTGATGAAGACGAAGTGCTGGAATACAGCACCGACCCTGAACTGATCTATGAGAAATACCGAAACCTGGTAGATATGGTAATTGATGGTGGCCCCGGGAACAACATTGCCTCAACGGTAGTGGATGCTGCTAACGATTTTGAAGTACTACGCCAGGGCGCCGGTGATATAGAAGAGTTTTTATAGTTTAGGAGTTAGAAAAGGGTAAGTTAGAAAGTGTATTTCAAGAACTGCTTGGCACTGTAACTTTTTAACTTCCTAACTTTCTAACTGATAATAGTTTCTGTAGTAGACAAAAAGCGCTACGGTAACTTCTGATAGCAACACTATAGTTATACCGGAAGGAAGTAAAATAGCAGTAGCAAAATAGATGAGGCATGAAAACCAGGCAAAGCGCTGCAGGTTCATGTCCGGCAAGTATAAAACAGCTGTTAACAGGAACAGTTGCCCGAGCCCGGCGCTAAAAGTCAGCAGTATTTCCGGCCAGCTCATTAGCCCATCGGCATATACCCACATCCAGCAAAACTCAGGTAAAAGCATAAACAGGTATGCACACAGGTAAAAGAGCAGCCGGTGGGTTCGTGTCAGTGGCAGGTTCCTGGTAAAAGCCATGTGCTTTTCTACAAACTCGAAACTATAAAACACCAGCATGCTGTGCGCTATAGTGGCCATCAGGAACAATAACCTGAAATAACCCAGCGAGAAGTTATCCCGGTGCGTTACAAAAACAAGGTAAAAGACAAGTGCTGAGAAAACCTTTAATACTACCCAGGCTAGTTTGCGCTCGTGCAGCAAATGATAGGTTAAGAACAGAGCCGTTTGCCTGCTAAGTTTATCTGAAAAAGGGAGCCGCAACTGTAACGCCATACTCTTTTTATGGAAGCTGTTTACTTTCCGGAAATACAGGTATGCACTACCAAAGCACGTCAGCAGCAGGAATAAAACTATAGTTGCAGCTTTAATCAACTCCCCATTTTTAATCCCGATGCTCACCGCAAAACCAGCATACACCAGCACAGGCAGGTAAACTATAAGCTGGCAAAAAAGAAAAGCCATAAATTGCTGTGTAGCCGAAAAAGCCTGAAGATTGACGAGGAAAATGTTCTGCGGTTTATCCAGGTTGTTAAGTACAAACACGACACATTTATAGTTGTAGAGCGTCCAAACGCCCAGTGCAACCAGCAAACTTGTTACCGTTCCAACTATAGCCTGCATCAGGCTAACGTGAAAAAGCACGATCTCCCGCGCATCCATGATACCAAACAGCACCAGGAAAACGAACAGGAAAAAGCCAGCATTAACTTTGTAGAACTGCACGACCAACGCTTTAAAAAGCAGCGATAAAGTACTTAGCATAATACAGATGCTGGCAGCACGGTTTGGTTGGCAACTGTAAGAACCGAAGGCTCAAGTAAAGTAAAGGGCTGGTGCGAACTGATTAAAAACGAGGTGACCTTCTGTTGATAGTCGCTAATAATTTCAGGCAATACCTGTAGTGCTTTCTGGTCGAGGGTGATATAGGGTTCGTCGAGCAAAACCAGATCTGATTTACCTATAAAAGCCAATACCAGCGACAGTTTTTTCACCATTCCGCTGGAATAAGCTCCTACCTTTTCGCCAATAAAACCACCAATATCAAACGCATCGATAAGTTGATTTACCTGCTCCTGTTCTGCCTGCTTTGTTTCCGTATAGAACCGGATCAGATCTTTACCAGTTAGGAAACCTGGGTAAAGGCTCTGCTTCAGCGTAATTTACAAGCCGCCTGTACTGAACAGGCTGTTGTTTTATACTGATATCATTCAGTTGTATAGTTGCATTAAAAGGAATAAGCCCTGCAACGGATTTGAGTAAGGTTGTCTTGCCGCTGCCATTCTCACCTTTCAGCCAGTACAAGCCTTTCTCCAGGGTAAGATCAGGTATAGCAAGCACCGTCTTACTTCCGAATTTCTTACTATAGTTCTTGAACCGAAGCATCGAAGGAGTTTGGGAGTTTAAGAGTTTAAGAGTATTTAAAATTGAAAACTATAGTTGAGATCTGTTTAGTATAAACAAAATCAACTTTCTAACCTCCAGACTTTCTAACTCCTAAACTCCCAAACTCTTTAACTAGCAGCCGCTTCTGGCCGCCTGTGTTTCCAGCGTTTGTGGGTCCAGAGGTAATTGGCAGGGGCGCGACGAATGGCAGCTTCCAGCTTTTGTGCGAAAATCTCTGTGACCGGAACTGCATCAGAAGTGCCGTCCGAAATCAGTTCAAACGTTAAGGTATAAAATCCACGTCGTGTTCGCTTTATATCCAGGAACATAACAGGGTATTTAAATTTTTTGGCAAGCTTTTCGGCTCCCTCATAAAAAGGTGTATCCTGGTTCAGGAAAGTTGTCCAGAAGGTAATTTCGCTTCTTAACGGAGTCTGGTCTGAGAGCATGGCTATAACACGTGGCACATGACGGTTAGCAGCAAAATCGCGCAACGTATCTTTCATTTTTATAAGCCTTGCGCCCAACCTGCTCCGCGTTCTCAGCATAAAGTCTTCGAAGTAAGGGTTATTGAGCGGCTTGTAAACTCCCTCGGCCGGAAAGTCGAACTGCACTGCTCCAGCAGATAGCACCCATTCCCAGTTGCAGGAATGCGAACCCATCGTAATTACCGGTGTTCCACTTTTTACAAAATCATCCAGCAGCTCCTGGTTTGCAAAAACAATACGGCGTTCCATCTCTTCCTTATTCATAGAGCGCAGTTTCAGTATTTCTACAACCACGTCCGTAAGCTGGTTATAAAATACTTTGGCAATCGTTTTTATTTCGCCTTCTGATTTTTCAGGAAAGGAACTGCGCAGGTTATTCAGCACTACTTTTTTGCGGTAACCAACTATATGGTAAACTATAAAATACAGCAGGTCTGCCAGCATGTATAAAACCGGAAGCGGAAGCAAGGATAAACCTTTGAGCAGCAGCTCAAGCGGGTAATAATAAATGGGTATTTCTCTTTTTTTGCTCATAGCGCACAAAGGCTACGTAAAGGTACAACCTAATCAGAATTATGAATTAGAAATTATGAATTAGAAATTAAAGCGTCGTAATAAAACCTTCACTTCCTTAAGTTGAAAACTATAGATAGAAAAAGGAGTTACTCCTACAAAGTACAGGCAAGACTTTTTCCTTTAAATTATTTCAATTTTATTAGCGGAATCAGTTGCACCCAGGAAAACAGCAACTTTAAATAGCCATTCATAATTCATAATTTGATCTTACTTACCGAACTTATGTATAATCCGCCGGTTACTTATTTCCGGCAAGTGCTTCAGTCTGATGGTTTGCTTCTTGAGCAGCATGAGAATTATGTGAAGCAGAGTTACCGCAACCGCTGCCACGTACTTACAGCACAAGGCGTACTGCCGCTCAGTATCCCGGTACTGAATGGAAACAGCAAAGACAAAACCATAATAACCGAGATTGAGATAGACTATAGCCAGAAATGGTATAACGTGCACTGGCGAACGATACAGGCAGCTTACGGCCGTGCACCCTATTTTGAATTTTACAGTGACTACCTGCAACAGGTTTATGAGCGCCAGCCAAAATATTTGTTTGAACTTAACGTTGAACTGTTGCGGCTTTATCTTAAATTACTTAAGTTAAATAAGCCACTTAATTTCACAGATTCGTATCAGTCAGAAGCGCCGGCAAAAGTGCTGGACCTGCGAAACAGGATACATCCTAAAATCATTCCTGACAATTTGCACGTAAAACCCTATACGCAAGTATTTGGCAAACAATTTGTACCAGAGTTAAGTATAATTGACTTATTATTTACACAAGGGCCGGCATCACTTACTTACCTTTCATAAAGCTTGGCCAGTAAGCTGAACATTTAAGCTGTCTGGCGTGTTTAGAAGTAGGCTAATTCTGTCAGCCTCAATCAATTATCTGTTTTAGACTTTTTTTAGATTAATAATTATACATGGAAGCTAAATTCTCAAACCGAGTGAAAGAGGTTATCTCACTCAGCCGTGAGGAAGCTATTCGTCTCGGACACGATTACATTGGCACTGAACACCTGGTGCTGGGTATGATCCGGGAAGGAGAAGGAACTGCCATCGCCCTGCTAAAGAAGTTGGGTGTTTCGATAGATGAACTGAAGTACGCTTTAGAACAGGCTACACGCAACACTGCTTCTCAAAACAGCAACATTACCGGCAGCATCCCGCTTACAAAACAAACTGAGAAGGTACTCAAGATCACTTATTTGGAGGCAAAGATCTTCAAAAGTGACATTATAGGAACCGAGCACCTCCTACTGTCCATCCTGCGGGACGAGGACAATATTTCTTCTCAAATCTTAGCGAAATTTAACGTGAACTACGAAGCAATAAGAGACTCTCTGGATTATCATAGCAATAATCCACTTGCGTCGTCAGATACGGATGACTCTGACGATTCTGATAAATTATTTGGCAGCTCATCTTCTTCCCGATCAGGTAGCACCAGCAAAAAACCGGGCGAGAAATCGCGCACACCGGTACTTGACAACTTTGGCCGCGACTTAACAAAGCTGGCCGAAGACGATAAGCTGGACCCTATAGTTGGCCGTGAGAAAGAGATCGAGCGCGTGGCCCAGGTACTGAGCCGCCGTAAAAAGAACAACCCGATCCTGATTGGTGAGCCTGGCGTTGGTAAAACAGCTATAGCTGAAGGCCTTGCGCTGCGTATTATCCAGAAAAAGGTAAGCCGTGTGCTTTTCAACAAGCGCGTTGTAACCCTGGATCTGGCCTCTTTAGTGGCTGGCACCAAGTACCGCGGCCAGTTTGAAGAGCGTATGAAAGCGGTGATGAATGAGCTGGAAAAATCTCCGGATGTGATCCTGTTCATTGATGAGCTGCATACTATAGTTGGTGCCGGTGGCGCTTCTGGTTCCCTGGATGCATCGAACATGTTCAAGCCTGCGCTTGCCCGTGGCGAGATTCAATGCATCGGGGCAACTACGCTGGATGAGTATCGCCAGTACATTGAGAAAGATGGTGCACTTGCCCGTCGTTTCCAGATTGTAATGGTAGACCCGACTACGCCTGAGGAGACTGTTGAGATATTAAATAACATCAAAGACAAGTACCAGGATCACCACCACGTAAACTATACCGAT
This genomic interval carries:
- a CDS encoding site-specific integrase, with product MILAGRASGTKEATKALNAYLDCLQAKVYEAHHQLVAAGKPVTAESIKSLFLGKEEKGRMLVEIFQEHNKRIAVLVGDEFAPGTLERYTTSLKHTQEFMRWKYDADDIEVRKVDHAFITDYEFYLRSVRKCSNNTAVKYIKNFGKIIRICLANGWISTNPFLNYKAKVRTVERVFLSEEELQRMAAKEFASERLAQVRDIFLFSCFTGLSYVDVQQLKRTDIIKGIDGEQWICKNRQKTDIPSRIPLLPTALHIVNKYREHPQCVYDGKVLPVLSNQKMNAYLKEIGELCSIRKPLTFHTARHTFATTVTLLNGVPMESVSKMLGHTNLRTTQHYAKILDVKVGEDMRRLRERLKP
- a CDS encoding YihY/virulence factor BrkB family protein: MKYNQQYLKRRRAYRKFIVFLKRWRFNNGQSSVYEVADVLLGELRLDSITKRASYMAFNFTLAIFPSIIFLFTLIPYIPSVLQMDLSENILNFITDFLPAEMYAVAYGTIEDIVNKPRGGLLSFGFLFALILSTNGIMSLMDAFDKKYHTFYKRTYVRKRLIATILTVALSLILFTAVAAIFFGQWILDALVFYEVVTESYTYTLIVILKYVAIVLLFLLATSLIYYYVPAIEDKWPFFSAGAVVATGLIFLVSMIFSMYISAFDTYNKFYGSIGALIGLMIWLDFISMILILGFEINVSIDSVTKRLVRRKKLVIEKAL
- a CDS encoding acyl-CoA thioesterase — its product is MFESEVQIRVRYAETDQMGYVYYGNYGAYYEVARTEVFRRLGIHYKEMEATGTMMPVLELKCKYIRPAKYDDLLTIKLFVKHKPHGTRIKFEYEVYNEEQTLLNVGETTMVFVDMQTGRPTAIPELIHQKMDSYFSE
- the mltG gene encoding endolytic transglycosylase MltG — protein: MAKKVTTTKRKKKEKSKVIPALSVLFVLLFVSFSYYAYQIVYTTNVDTKDQDTYVYIPTGATYEQAMDSVEASGVIIDPLSLRFMSKLMDYEELVKPGRYKLESGWGNRQLIGVLRTGQQTPVKLTFTNVRLRSQLAEKLAAEVEPSVEEINALLSDPEYLETLDFDTTNVVSMFIPNTYEVYWTITAKELMERMKSEYDKFWTEERLEKAEKLNLTQQQVSTLASIVQAETIKNDEKPRVAGVYLNRLEKGMLLQADPTVVFAVGDFNIRRVLNVHLRHDSPYNTYRYKGLPPGPINVPNISSIDAVLNPESHDYIYFCAKEDFSGYHSFAVTVAEHQANARRYQKALNERKIMK
- a CDS encoding L-threonylcarbamoyladenylate synthase, coding for MSNAIFLQIHPENPQEKKIREAVEVLRNGGVIIYPTDTIYGMGCDIHNARAIERVCQIKGVKPDKVNLSFICSDLTHISDYAKIDTPTYKVMKKALPGPFTFILHATSHVPKYAAAKKKTVGIRVPDNNIALALVRELGNPIVSTSIRDEDEVLEYSTDPELIYEKYRNLVDMVIDGGPGNNIASTVVDAANDFEVLRQGAGDIEEFL
- a CDS encoding ABC transporter ATP-binding protein translates to MTLKQSLYPGFLTGKDLIRFYTETKQAEQEQVNQLIDAFDIGGFIGEKVGAYSSGMVKKLSLVLAFIGKSDLVLLDEPYITLDQKALQVLPEIISDYQQKVTSFLISSHQPFTLLEPSVLTVANQTVLPASVLC
- a CDS encoding ABC transporter ATP-binding protein, yielding MLRFKNYSKKFGSKTVLAIPDLTLEKGLYWLKGENGSGKTTLLKSVAGLIPFNATIQLNDISIKQQPVQYRRLVNYAEAEPLPRFPNW
- a CDS encoding lysophospholipid acyltransferase family protein yields the protein MSKKREIPIYYYPLELLLKGLSLLPLPVLYMLADLLYFIVYHIVGYRKKVVLNNLRSSFPEKSEGEIKTIAKVFYNQLTDVVVEILKLRSMNKEEMERRIVFANQELLDDFVKSGTPVITMGSHSCNWEWVLSAGAVQFDFPAEGVYKPLNNPYFEDFMLRTRSRLGARLIKMKDTLRDFAANRHVPRVIAMLSDQTPLRSEITFWTTFLNQDTPFYEGAEKLAKKFKYPVMFLDIKRTRRGFYTLTFELISDGTSDAVPVTEIFAQKLEAAIRRAPANYLWTHKRWKHRRPEAAAS
- a CDS encoding WbqC family protein, producing the protein MYNPPVTYFRQVLQSDGLLLEQHENYVKQSYRNRCHVLTAQGVLPLSIPVLNGNSKDKTIITEIEIDYSQKWYNVHWRTIQAAYGRAPYFEFYSDYLQQVYERQPKYLFELNVELLRLYLKLLKLNKPLNFTDSYQSEAPAKVLDLRNRIHPKIIPDNLHVKPYTQVFGKQFVPELSIIDLLFTQGPASLTYLS